The following proteins are encoded in a genomic region of Triticum dicoccoides isolate Atlit2015 ecotype Zavitan chromosome 1B, WEW_v2.0, whole genome shotgun sequence:
- the LOC119341715 gene encoding uncharacterized protein LOC119341715, with protein MLNDSASDSGNSKAQRGKKRRRSLARAMLETGWMPSDAYVGVRVEDASPMPLNFIQRGVHVLGGCPSTGTGCMYGNKLSCCPSNSVHVLSTGSFPILAGKEVSTEDAETQDDKEVLPEDAETDGAGELLLEDAKIDGVGELLPEGSETDDGDVLPEDAETHDDVEVLLEDAKTGDVVDVVPEDAQSDDGVEVLPEDAKTDDSEEVPLEDAEADVLFVPDSMPAQGGDSLGE; from the exons ATGCTCAATGATTCGGCAAGCGACAGCGGGAATTCGAAGGCACAgagggggaagaagaggaggaggtccCTGGCGAGGGCTATGTTGGAGACTGGCTGGATGCCCTCG GATGCCTATGTCGGCGTCCGTGTAGAAGATGCCTCACCCATGCCGCTCAATTTTATTCAGCGTGGCGTGCATGTCCTTGGTGGCTGCCCAAGTACAGGAACAGGATGCATGTACGGGAACAAGCTCAGCTGTTGCCCAAGTAATAGCGTGCATGTCCTTAGTACAGGGAGCTTTCCCATATTGGCCGGAAAAGAGGTGTCAACCGAGGATGCTGAGACCCAGGACGACAAAGAGGTGCTGCCCGAGGACGCCGAGACCGACGGCGCCGGAGAGTTGCTACTCGAGGATGCTAAGATTGATGGCGTCGGAGAGTTGCTGCCCGAGGGCTCCGAGACCGACGACGGAGACGTGTTGCCTGAGGACGCCGAGACCCACGACGACGTAGAGGTGTTGCTCGAGGACGCCAAGACCGGCGATGTCGTAGACGTGGTGCCCGAGGATGCCCAGAGTGACGACGGCGTAGAAGTGTTGCCCGAGGACGCCAAGACCGACGATAGTGAAGAGGTGCCGCTTGAGGATGCCGAGGCCGATGTATTATTTGTGCCTGACTCCATGCCCGCTCAAGGAGGTGACTCGCTCGGCGAATGA